In Rhinolophus ferrumequinum isolate MPI-CBG mRhiFer1 chromosome 18, mRhiFer1_v1.p, whole genome shotgun sequence, a genomic segment contains:
- the LGI3 gene encoding leucine-rich repeat LGI family member 3, translating to MAGLRPRPGSRLPLLLLSTLGFCLMLQVSAKRPPKTPLCPPSCSCTRDTAFCVDSKAVPRNLPSEVISLTLVNAAFSEIQDGAFSHLPLLQFLLLNSNKFTLIGDNAFTGLSHLQYLFIENNDIWALSKFTFRGLKSLTHLSLANNNLQTLPRDIFRPLDILSDLDLRGNSLNCDCKVKWLVEWLAHTNTTVAPIYCASPPRFQEHKVQDLPLREFDCITTDFVLYQTLSFPAVSAEPFLYSSDLYVALAQPGASACAVLKWDYVERQLRDYDRIPAPSAVHCKPMVVDSQLYVVVAQLFGGSYIYHWDPNTTRFTKLQDIDPQRVRKPNDLEAFRIDGDWYFAVADSSKAGATSLYRWHQNGFYSHQALHAWHRDTDLEFVDGEGKPRLIVSSSSQAPVIYQWSRTQKQFVAQGEVTQVPDAQAVKHFRAGRDSYLCLSRYIGDSKILRWEGSRFSEVQALPSRGSLALQPFLVGGRRYLALGSDFSFTQIYQWDEGRQKFVRFQELAVQAPRAFCYMPAGDAQLLLAPSFKGQTLVYRHIVVDLSA from the exons ATGGCGGGGCTGCGGCCCAGACCCGGCTCCCGGCTGCCGCTGCTGTTGCTGTCCACGCTTGGCTTCTGCCTGATGCTGCAGGTCAGTGCCAAGAGGCCCCCCAAAACGCCCCTCTGCCCGCCCAGTTGCTCCTGCACCAGGGACACGGCTTTCTGCGTGGACTCTAAGGCAGTGCCCAGGAACCTGCCCTCCGAGGTCATCTCTCT GACGCTGGTGAATGCTGCCTTCTCAGAGATCCAGGATGGAGCGTTCTCCCACCTGCCACTGCTGCAGTTCCT GTTACTCAACTCCAATAAGTTTACGCTGATCGGAGACAACGCTTTCACAGGACTGTCGCACCTGCAGTACCT CTTCATTGAGAACAATGACATCTGGGCACTATCCAAGTTTACTTTCAGAGGACTCAAGTCTTTAACACACCT ctcactggccaacaATAACCTGCAGACGCTGCCTAGAGACATCTTTCGGCCCCTGGACATCCTGAGTGACTT GGACCTGCGGGGCAACTCACTCAACTGTGACTGCAAGGTGAAATGGCTGGTGGAGTGGCTGGCACACACCAACACCACGGTGGCCCCCATCTATTGCGCCAGCCCGCCCCGCTTCCAAGAGCACAAGGTGCAGGATTTGCCACTGCGGGAGTTCGACTGCATCACCACAG ATTTCGTGCTGTACCAGACCCTGTCCTTCCCAGCGGTGTCAGCCGAACCCTTCCTTTACTCCAGCGATCTCTATGTGGCTCTGGCCCAGCCGGGTGCCAGTGCTTGTGCTGTCCTCAAGTGGGACTATGTTGAACGGCAGCTTCGAGACTATGATAGAATCCCAG CCCCCTCCGCGGTGCACTGCAAGCCCATGGTGGTGGATAGCCAGCTGTATGTGGTGGTGGCCCAGCTGTTTGGAGGCTCTTACATTTACCACTGGGACCCCAACACCACGCGCTTCACCAAGCTGCAGGACATCGACCCGCAGCGCGTGCGCAAGCCGAACGACCTGGAGGCCTTCCGCATCGACGGCGACTGGTATTTTGCCGTGGCCGACAGCTCCAAGGCGGGCGCCACCAGCCTCTACCGCTGGCACCAGAATGGCTTCTACTCCCACCAGGCCTTGCACGCCTGGCACCGCGACACCGATCTGGAGTTTGTGGACGGTGAGGGCAAGCCTCGACTGATTGTCTCCAGCAGCTCCCAGGCTCCCGTCATCTATCAGTGGAGTCGCACCCAGAAGCAGTTTGTGGCCCAGGGTGAGGTGACTCAGGTGCCTGATGCCCAGGCTGTGAAACACTTCCGCGCCGGACGTGACAGTTACCTGTGCCTCAGCCGCTACATCGGGGACTCCAAGATCCTTCGCTGGGAGGGCAGCCGCTTTTCCGAGGTGCAGGCCCTGCCCTCCCGGGGCTCCCTGGCCCTGCAGCCCTTCCTTGTGGGGGGCCGCCGCTACCTGGCACTGGGCAGTGACTTCTCCTTCACGCAGATCTACCAGTGGGATGAGGGGCGGCAGAAGTTTGTGCGGTTCCAGGAGCTGGCTGTGCAGGCCCCGCGGGCCTTCTGCTACATGCCTGCTGGGGACGCCCAACTGCTCTTGGCCCCCAGCTTCAAGGGACAGACACTTGTGTACCGACACATAGTGGTGGATCTCAGTGCCTAG
- the SFTPC gene encoding pulmonary surfactant-associated protein C isoform X1 — translation MMDFPLGQTLGCLRGTAWKNRESHRTARTGASKKSGHARKIPTVRGADCPRDYSAAPRGRLGIPCCPVHLKRLLIVVVVVVLVVVVIVGALLMGLHMSQKHTEMVLEMSIAGPEAQQRLALSERVGTTATFSIGSTGIVVYDYQRLLIAYKPAPGTYCYIMKMAPEAIPSLEALTRKFQNFQVKPEVPPAKLSQEKGHDTGSASNGDLDFLGNTVNTLCGEVPLYYI, via the exons ATGATGGACTTCCCACTGGGCCAGACCCTTGGCTGCCTGAGAGGTACAGCCTGGAAGAACAGGGAAAGCCACAGGACTGCAAGGACAGGTGCCAGCAAGAAAAGTGGCCATGCCAGGAAGATACCCACGGTGAGAGGTGCAGATTGCCCAAGG GACTACTCAGCAGCCCCCCGGGGCCGGCTGGGCATCCCCTGCTGCCCTGTGCACCTCAAACGCCTTCTCATCGTGGTCGTTGTGGTGGTCCTGGTCGTCGTGGTGATTGTAGGGGCCCTGCTCATGGGTCTTCACATGAGCCAGAAACATACTGAGATG GTCCTGGAGATGAGCATTGCGGGGCCGGAAGCTCAGCAACGCCTGGCTCTGAGTGAGCGTGTGGGCACCACTGCCACCTTCTCCATTGGCTCCACTGGCATTGTAGTGTATGACTACCAGCGG CTCTTGATTGCCTACAAGCCGGCACCAGGAACCTACTGCTACATCATGAAGATGGCTCCGGAGGCCATCCCCAGTCTTGAGGCTCTCACTAGGAAATTCCAGAACTTCCAG GTGAAGCCTGAAGTGCCTCCCGCTAAGCTGAGCCAGGAGAAAGGCCATGACACTGGCTCAGCATCCAATGGGGACCTGGACTTCCTAGGCAACACCGTGAACACCCTGTGTGGTGAGGTGCCCCTCTACTACATCTAG
- the REEP4 gene encoding receptor expression-enhancing protein 4, which translates to MVSWMICRLVVLVFGMLYPAYASYKAVKTKNIREYVRWMMYWIVFALFMAVEIFTDIFISWFPFYYELKMAFVLWLLSPYTKGASLLYRKFVHPSLSRHEKEIDTYIVQAKERSYETVLSVGKRGLNIAATAAVQAATKSQDALAGRLRSFSMQDLRSIPDTPVSTYQDPLYLEDQVPRRRPPIRYRAGGLQDSDSEDERWSDTEAMPHPTTRPREKPLSRSQSLRVIKKKPLVRESTSRSLKVRTRKKIVSSDMGS; encoded by the exons ATGGTGTCCTGGATGATCTGTCGCCTGGTGGT GCTGGTGTTTGGGATGCTGTACCCAGCTTATGCTTCCTACAAGGCTGTAAAGACCAAGAACATTCGTGAATAT gtcCGGTGGATGATGTATTGGATCGTTTTTGCACTCTTCATGGCGGTGGAAATCTTCACAGACATCTTTATTTCCTG GTTCCCTTTCTACTATGAGCTCAAGATGGCCTTCGTGTTGTGGCTGCTTTCACCCTACACCAAGGGGGCCAGCCTGCTTTACCGCAAATTTGTCCACCCGTCCTTGTCCCGACATGAGAAG GAGATTGACACATATATCGTGCAGGCCAAGGAGCGCAGCTATGAAACGGTGCTCAGCGTTGGGAAGCGGGGCCTCAACATTGCTGCGACAGCCGCTGTGCAGGCTGCCACTAAG AGTCAGGATGCGCTGGCCGGAAGGCTACGCAGCTTTTCCATGCAGGACCTGCGCTCCATCCCCGACACGCCTGTCTCCACCTACCAGGATCCCCTCTACCTGGAGGACCAGGTGCCCCGCCGAAGGCCACCCATCA GGTACCGAGCAGGGGGCCTGCAGGACAGTGACAGTGAGGATGAGCGATGGTCCGATACAGAGGCCATGCCCCATCCGACAACCCGGCCCCGAGAGAAGCCTCTGAGCCGCAGCCAGAGCCTGCGTGTGATCAAGAAGAAGCCGCTGGTGCGGGAG AGCACCTCACGCTCCCTGAAGGTCCGGACAAGGAAAAAGATTGTGTCCTCAGACATGGGCAGCTAG
- the SFTPC gene encoding pulmonary surfactant-associated protein C isoform X2, with amino-acid sequence MDVGSKEVLMESPPDYSAAPRGRLGIPCCPVHLKRLLIVVVVVVLVVVVIVGALLMGLHMSQKHTEMVLEMSIAGPEAQQRLALSERVGTTATFSIGSTGIVVYDYQRLLIAYKPAPGTYCYIMKMAPEAIPSLEALTRKFQNFQVKPEVPPAKLSQEKGHDTGSASNGDLDFLGNTVNTLCGEVPLYYI; translated from the exons ATGGATGTGGGCAGCAAAGAAGTCTTGATGGAGAGCCCACCG GACTACTCAGCAGCCCCCCGGGGCCGGCTGGGCATCCCCTGCTGCCCTGTGCACCTCAAACGCCTTCTCATCGTGGTCGTTGTGGTGGTCCTGGTCGTCGTGGTGATTGTAGGGGCCCTGCTCATGGGTCTTCACATGAGCCAGAAACATACTGAGATG GTCCTGGAGATGAGCATTGCGGGGCCGGAAGCTCAGCAACGCCTGGCTCTGAGTGAGCGTGTGGGCACCACTGCCACCTTCTCCATTGGCTCCACTGGCATTGTAGTGTATGACTACCAGCGG CTCTTGATTGCCTACAAGCCGGCACCAGGAACCTACTGCTACATCATGAAGATGGCTCCGGAGGCCATCCCCAGTCTTGAGGCTCTCACTAGGAAATTCCAGAACTTCCAG GTGAAGCCTGAAGTGCCTCCCGCTAAGCTGAGCCAGGAGAAAGGCCATGACACTGGCTCAGCATCCAATGGGGACCTGGACTTCCTAGGCAACACCGTGAACACCCTGTGTGGTGAGGTGCCCCTCTACTACATCTAG